One window from the genome of Alkalihalobacillus sp. LMS6 encodes:
- a CDS encoding YjiH family protein: MNKVSLKSALMFIIPSLIGIFLFMTPIPIETEDGTSVQLPVMFASDFLIDLVTMEALTVIVMILLVVTAIVSIIATNVKKQTQKESFWISVFATTPVWIVVRIIGAVLGVLVFMNVGPEFIVSEDTGQVLLMDLLPFLFSIFLFAGLLLPLLLNFGLMEFVGSLLKNVMRPLFRLPGRASIDSMASWVGDGTVGIMLSSNQYETGKYTAREAAIVASTFSVVSITFSISILGRLEISHLFWQFFLTLFVAGFIAAVITPRIPPLSRKKNTYIDGSEGEVEPKEKDVLRKGFVQASLRAEESFKQGKNIQTGLKTVFDLWFGVLPVVMAIGTIAAGVANFTPMFEWLAVPFVPILEWMNVPEAAAASQTLLIGFADMLLPAILAESFGITSELTLFIIATLSVSQLIYMSETGGVLVASKIPITFLDAVIIFLIRTIITLPIIVLMGHLLL, from the coding sequence ATGAATAAAGTATCACTAAAAAGTGCATTAATGTTTATCATTCCATCGCTTATTGGGATCTTCCTTTTTATGACACCAATTCCAATTGAAACAGAGGATGGAACATCGGTTCAATTGCCCGTTATGTTTGCCTCTGATTTCTTAATTGATCTGGTCACAATGGAAGCCTTAACGGTGATCGTGATGATTTTACTCGTTGTTACGGCGATTGTATCGATTATTGCAACCAACGTGAAAAAACAAACACAAAAAGAGTCATTCTGGATTAGTGTTTTTGCGACAACGCCAGTATGGATTGTTGTTCGAATCATCGGTGCCGTCCTTGGTGTGCTCGTATTTATGAATGTTGGACCAGAGTTTATCGTTTCAGAAGATACAGGGCAAGTTTTGTTAATGGACTTGCTACCATTCTTATTTTCCATTTTCTTGTTTGCGGGATTACTGTTGCCACTCCTTCTTAACTTCGGTTTAATGGAATTCGTTGGGTCATTGCTGAAAAACGTGATGAGACCATTATTTCGTTTGCCAGGCCGTGCTTCTATTGATTCTATGGCTTCATGGGTCGGAGATGGTACGGTTGGAATTATGTTATCCAGTAACCAGTATGAAACAGGGAAGTATACAGCGAGGGAAGCAGCGATTGTCGCATCTACGTTTTCCGTTGTATCAATTACGTTTAGTATTTCCATTTTAGGTCGATTAGAAATTTCTCACTTATTTTGGCAGTTCTTTTTAACCTTATTTGTGGCTGGCTTTATTGCAGCTGTTATTACACCTAGAATTCCGCCTTTATCACGTAAGAAGAATACGTATATTGACGGAAGCGAAGGCGAAGTAGAACCAAAAGAAAAAGACGTTCTTCGAAAAGGGTTCGTACAAGCTTCCTTGCGTGCAGAAGAAAGCTTTAAGCAAGGTAAGAATATTCAAACAGGGTTAAAAACGGTTTTTGATCTATGGTTCGGAGTATTGCCTGTAGTCATGGCGATTGGAACCATTGCGGCGGGTGTGGCGAACTTTACACCTATGTTCGAATGGCTTGCAGTACCATTTGTTCCAATTCTAGAATGGATGAACGTACCAGAAGCAGCGGCTGCCAGTCAAACTCTTCTAATTGGGTTTGCCGACATGCTTTTACCTGCTATCTTAGCTGAATCGTTTGGAATTACAAGCGAATTAACGTTGTTTATTATTGCAACGTTGTCGGTTTCACAGCTTATTTATATGTCAGAAACCGGTGGTGTTTTAGTCGCTTCTAAAATTCCAATTACTTTTTTAGATGCTGTAATCATTTTCCTTATTCGTACGATTATTACGCTTCCAATCATCGT
- a CDS encoding methyl-accepting chemotaxis protein, protein MIQRKLVRGYVIIAVLIVAFAGLMTAFLRSAQQMLEQLGQELEGTAFQQVQGLQDSLMWQLVSVWGIVIVLLVCGAVIARQQARMVLIPIRRLLRRARHIAEGDRSRKPLPVIGEDEFAEFTEAFNEMTEELNQTLERASTLASTLISSTSYLTEQSTKTLQSAVSIEEGNQRMLDAVHAQVETSQKSVQSTDDLSEKVEHITMALAAAENATETVHHLVQEGNRKADDSQSSMGAIVKNNNSTLAVVNQLNERSKRLIDMVQTVEAIANQTNLLALNAEIEAAHAGEQGRGFAVVAEEVRKLAAESQGAAQQMTAVIETVQDDTKSVLSEMEIGNREIQQGLTANTEMNRVLAEINQACDRLNQDIYSVSSSTQSIAFSTISLVDQLAVLKEASVESGKETKTGVALAKEQVRTMEEVIEKVQSIERAVQELSNVTDLAEESNSEEKENVNLTISHSA, encoded by the coding sequence ATGATTCAAAGGAAACTTGTTCGAGGTTATGTCATCATAGCGGTGTTAATCGTAGCATTTGCAGGATTGATGACCGCTTTTTTGAGGTCTGCACAGCAAATGTTAGAGCAACTTGGGCAAGAGCTGGAAGGGACAGCGTTTCAACAAGTGCAGGGTCTTCAAGATTCGTTAATGTGGCAACTCGTGAGTGTTTGGGGAATTGTTATTGTGTTGCTTGTATGTGGTGCGGTCATAGCGCGTCAACAAGCGAGAATGGTGCTAATCCCGATAAGGAGACTCTTACGTCGTGCGCGCCATATTGCGGAAGGCGATCGCTCTCGTAAGCCATTGCCGGTCATCGGAGAGGATGAGTTTGCTGAGTTTACGGAAGCGTTTAATGAGATGACGGAAGAACTTAATCAGACGTTAGAACGAGCGTCAACATTAGCGAGCACCCTTATCTCATCGACATCGTATTTAACGGAGCAGTCAACCAAAACGTTACAGTCAGCAGTTTCAATAGAAGAAGGAAATCAACGAATGTTAGATGCTGTTCATGCCCAAGTCGAAACGTCGCAAAAAAGTGTTCAATCAACAGATGACTTATCTGAAAAAGTGGAGCATATAACAATGGCGCTTGCCGCAGCAGAAAACGCAACAGAAACGGTTCATCATCTCGTACAGGAAGGGAATCGTAAAGCAGACGATTCACAATCATCGATGGGTGCAATCGTAAAAAACAATAACAGCACGCTAGCGGTGGTAAATCAATTAAATGAGCGTTCTAAACGGTTAATCGATATGGTACAAACGGTTGAAGCGATTGCCAATCAAACCAATTTACTTGCGTTAAACGCAGAGATTGAAGCTGCCCATGCTGGAGAGCAAGGAAGAGGGTTTGCAGTAGTCGCTGAAGAAGTAAGGAAATTAGCGGCAGAATCACAAGGGGCTGCTCAGCAAATGACCGCTGTGATTGAAACGGTGCAAGATGATACAAAAAGTGTCTTATCTGAGATGGAAATAGGGAATAGAGAGATTCAACAAGGCTTAACGGCAAATACAGAAATGAACCGAGTGCTCGCAGAAATTAACCAAGCTTGTGATCGTTTAAATCAAGATATTTATTCGGTTTCTTCCTCGACACAGTCGATTGCCTTTAGCACCATTTCATTAGTAGACCAACTTGCAGTATTAAAGGAAGCAAGTGTTGAAAGTGGGAAAGAAACGAAGACGGGGGTGGCGCTAGCAAAAGAGCAAGTTCGAACTATGGAAGAAGTTATTGAAAAAGTTCAATCCATTGAGAGAGCGGTGCAAGAACTTTCGAATGTGACAGATTTAGCTGAAGAATCAAACTCAGAAGAAAAAGAAAACGTAAATCTCACTATTTCCCATAGCGCTTAA
- the pdxK gene encoding pyridoxine/pyridoxal/pyridoxamine kinase yields the protein MKRYKALTIAGSDTSGGAGIQADLKTFQELNVYGMNALTTIVAQNPFQGWAHEVFPQDPAVVDKQIDTVLKGIGVDAVKTGMLGSIDIIKIVAEKVEQYGVDQLVVDPVMVCKGADEALNPETDACLRDVLVPKAYVVTPNLFEATQLSGVKISTIEDMKTAAKVIHELGANHVVIKGGSKLDSAQAVDVWYDGTEFHLLESDEIDTTYTHGAGCTFAAAIAASLAKGEDVKDAIYTAKDFVTAAIKHGSKLNEYVGSVAHGAYNIEQK from the coding sequence ATGAAGCGATATAAAGCATTAACGATTGCCGGTTCCGACACAAGCGGCGGTGCTGGGATTCAAGCGGACCTTAAAACTTTTCAAGAGCTAAACGTCTACGGGATGAACGCTCTTACAACGATTGTTGCTCAAAATCCATTTCAAGGCTGGGCTCATGAAGTCTTCCCACAAGACCCAGCTGTAGTTGATAAACAAATTGATACCGTTCTTAAAGGGATTGGTGTTGACGCCGTTAAAACCGGAATGCTCGGTTCAATTGATATTATTAAGATTGTAGCTGAAAAAGTTGAACAATACGGCGTTGATCAACTCGTAGTAGACCCCGTTATGGTTTGCAAAGGGGCAGATGAAGCGTTAAATCCTGAAACCGATGCATGCTTACGTGATGTGCTTGTGCCGAAAGCCTACGTTGTGACACCAAACTTATTTGAAGCCACTCAACTTTCAGGTGTGAAAATCTCTACGATTGAAGACATGAAAACAGCGGCAAAAGTCATTCACGAGCTAGGCGCCAATCATGTTGTCATTAAAGGTGGAAGTAAATTAGATTCAGCCCAAGCCGTTGATGTGTGGTATGACGGAACAGAATTTCATCTCTTAGAGTCCGATGAAATTGATACAACGTATACCCACGGTGCAGGCTGCACATTTGCTGCTGCTATCGCCGCTTCTTTAGCTAAAGGAGAAGATGTTAAAGATGCTATTTACACAGCAAAAGATTTTGTTACAGCCGCTATTAAGCACGGCAGTAAATTAAACGAGTACGTTGGCTCTGTTGCTCACGGCGCATACAATATTGAACAGAAATAA
- the hutH gene encoding histidine ammonia-lyase, with amino-acid sequence MIYLTGSALSLANVKAVIQENEQVGIDPSCLDSIHNSRAAVERIVADQRIVYGINTGFGKFSDVRIRQNDVEELQRNLLLSHACGVGPLFPEDITKVMMLLRANALVKGYSGIRLDVIQRLLDFVNADVYPCVPQLGSLGASGDLAPLAHLALPLIGEGEVRYQGKKMSALEALQLLRLAPIMLQAKEGLALINGTQAMTATGVVAYIEAEQLAFQAEKIAAVTIEGLEGIIDAFDEDIHVARGYPEQVACAARIRAYLTDSQLTTKQGEKRVQDAYSLRCIPQVHGATWQTLQYVEDKLVIEMNAATDNPLIFDEGEKVISGGNFHGQPIALAMDFLGIAMAELGNISERRIERLVNPQLNDLPPFLSPQPGLQSGAMIMQYVAAALVSENKTLAHPASVDSIPSSANQEDHVSMGTIGARHALQIISNVRNVYAIEAICAMEATTYRGIEKMAPRTRQFFNEAREIVPTITNDRMFSKDIQGMTEWLRSKEAVKTK; translated from the coding sequence ATGATTTATTTAACGGGAAGTGCTTTGTCATTAGCGAATGTAAAAGCCGTCATTCAAGAAAATGAGCAAGTGGGAATTGATCCATCATGTTTGGACTCGATTCATAATAGTCGAGCTGCTGTGGAACGAATTGTGGCTGATCAACGTATTGTCTACGGCATTAATACGGGATTTGGGAAATTTAGTGATGTGCGCATCCGACAGAATGATGTTGAGGAGTTGCAACGAAATTTGCTTTTGTCCCATGCGTGTGGCGTAGGGCCACTTTTTCCAGAAGACATCACAAAAGTGATGATGTTACTGCGGGCAAATGCACTCGTCAAAGGCTATTCAGGTATCCGGCTTGATGTTATCCAGCGTCTACTCGATTTCGTGAATGCTGACGTTTATCCATGTGTGCCACAACTGGGATCTCTTGGAGCGAGTGGGGACTTAGCTCCTTTGGCTCATCTTGCTTTACCACTTATTGGAGAAGGGGAGGTGCGTTACCAAGGAAAGAAGATGTCAGCTTTGGAAGCTTTACAACTTCTTCGGCTTGCTCCAATTATGTTGCAGGCGAAAGAAGGGTTAGCGCTCATTAACGGCACACAGGCCATGACGGCTACCGGTGTGGTAGCTTATATAGAGGCGGAACAATTGGCATTTCAAGCTGAAAAAATTGCTGCGGTGACGATTGAAGGGTTAGAAGGGATCATTGATGCTTTTGATGAAGACATCCATGTAGCACGAGGCTATCCTGAACAAGTTGCGTGCGCGGCTCGAATTCGCGCTTATCTAACTGATAGTCAATTGACGACGAAGCAAGGGGAGAAACGGGTTCAAGATGCCTATTCGTTACGCTGCATTCCGCAAGTGCATGGGGCAACATGGCAAACGCTTCAATACGTGGAAGACAAACTTGTCATTGAAATGAATGCAGCAACAGATAACCCACTTATCTTTGACGAAGGCGAGAAGGTGATTTCAGGGGGGAATTTTCATGGTCAACCGATTGCGCTCGCCATGGATTTTTTAGGGATTGCAATGGCGGAATTAGGCAATATTTCGGAACGGCGAATTGAACGATTAGTGAATCCACAATTAAATGATTTGCCGCCTTTTCTTAGTCCACAACCTGGCTTGCAGTCTGGAGCGATGATTATGCAGTACGTGGCCGCAGCACTCGTATCGGAAAATAAAACCCTCGCTCACCCTGCAAGTGTTGATTCCATTCCTTCATCTGCCAACCAAGAAGACCACGTTAGCATGGGGACAATTGGCGCAAGGCACGCACTGCAAATTATTTCTAACGTTCGAAACGTATACGCGATAGAGGCGATTTGTGCGATGGAGGCGACCACATACCGTGGTATTGAAAAAATGGCGCCACGTACGCGACAATTTTTTAATGAAGCTCGGGAGATCGTGCCAACCATCACGAATGATCGTATGTTTTCAAAAGATATACAAGGAATGACCGAGTGGTTACGGTCAAAAGAAGCAGTGAAAACAAAGTAA